A single window of Aspergillus flavus chromosome 4, complete sequence DNA harbors:
- a CDS encoding nitrate transporter CrnA translates to MDSVKLLFLSPEVNPSNRKARSIPILNPFDKYGRVYFFSWLGFMVAFLSWYAFPPLLTVTIRKDLKMTQPEVANSNIVALLATLLVRFVAGPLCDRFGPRLVFIGLLLCGSIPTAMAGLVTNAQGLIALRFFVGILGGTFVPCQVWCTGFFDKKIVGTANSLAAGWGNAGGGITYFVMPAIFDSLVHNQGLPAHKAWRVAYIVPFIIIVVIAVAMFFTCEDTPTGKWSERHLWAEETSRFEGNIVNINSGISSSHPSSPPSTTNIVADLEKKGNPSPPESIAPMPGQLESLRTDTVVAPTFKEAMNVLLSLSTAAVAIPYACSFGAELAINSILGDFYAENFPYMGQTKTGQWAAMFGLLNVICRPAGGFIADLLYRHTQSVWSKKILLSFLGVGMGAFQLALGFSNPKSEATMFGLTAGLAFFLEACNGANFAVVPHVHPFANGIVSGAVGGMGNLGGIIFAIIFRYNGSHYARSLWIIGIIAIAANLAVSWIRPVPRPQMV, encoded by the exons ATGGACTCCGTTAAACtactcttcctctctccGGAGGTCAACCCAAGTAACCGAAAGGCCAGGTCCATCCCGATACTCAACCCATTCGACAAATATGGACGGGTCTACTTCTTCTCATGGCTTGGATTTATGGTTGCATTCCTATCGTGGTATGCATTTCCGCCTCTG TTGACTGTTACGATCCGAAAAGACTTGAAGATGACGCAGCCCGAAGTCGCCAACTCAAACATTGTTGCTCTTCTAGCGAC ATTACTTGTTCGATTCGTCGCAGGGCCGCTCTGCGACCGGTTCGGTCCTCGTCTAGTATTCATTGGCCTCCTGCTGTGTGGTTCTATTCCAACTGCGATGGCCGGGCTTGTTACTAATGCCCAAGGACTGATTGCCTTACGCTTCTTTGTCGGCATCCTAGGAGGCACATTTGTCCCTTGCCAAGTCTGGTGTACTGGGTTCTTTGACAAGAAGATTGTTGGAACCGCCAACTCCCTGGCTGCAGGATGGGGAAATGCCGGCGGCGGCATCACATA CTTCGTCATGCCCGCCATCTTCGACTCACTCGTCCACAACCAAGGCCTCCCAGCCCACAAGGCCTGGCGAGTAGCCTACATCGTGCCatttatcatcatcgtcgtcataGCCGTCGCAATGTTCTTCACCTGCGAAGACACCCCAACAGGAAAATGGTCCGAACGCCATCTCTGGGCCGAAGAGACCAGCAGATTTGAGGGGAACATCGTCAACATTAACTCCGGCATCTCTTCCAGCCATCCATCCAGCCCACCCTCCACAACCAACATTGTGGCCGACctcgaaaagaaaggcaacCCCTCCCCACCTGAGTCCATAGCCCCAATGCCGGGCCAGCTCGAATCCCTCCGCACCGACACCGTCGTAGCCCCAACCTTCAAAGAAGCCATGAACgtcctcctcagcctctccaccgccgccgTCGCAATCCCCTACGCCTGCTCCTTCGGCGCCGAGCTCGCCATCAACTCCATCCTCGGCGACTTCTACGCAGAAAACTTCCCCTACATGGGCCAAACCAAGACAGGCCAGTGGGCCGCCATGTTCGGTCTTCTCAACGTCATCTGCCGCCCGGCTGGGGGATTCATCGCAGACCTCCTCTACCGGCACACACAATCCGTCTGGtccaagaagatcctcctctccttcctggGCGTAGGAATGGGCGCCTTCCAGCTCGCGCTCGGATTCTCTAATCCCAAAAGCGAAGCCACCATGTTCGGGCTCACAGCTGGCCTCGCGTTCTTCCTAGAGGCGTGTAACGGAGCCAACTTCGCCGTGGTACCACACGTCCACCCCTTCGCTAATG gcatcGTCTCCGGCGCTGTAGGCGGAATGGGCAACCTAGGAGGTATCATCTTCGCCATCATATTCCGGTACAACGGCTCGCACTACGCACGCTCACTCTGGATTATCGGGATCATTGCCATCGCGGCCAATCTAGCTGTTTCTTGGATTCGGCCGGTACCAAGACCTCAGATggtataa
- a CDS encoding CT20 family protein, whose product MKLSRHGLHQLPTRVLCETINMPPRKKPKLTAQSEAAQPSANTPASDSAAQPNTDYDPVTDPWTDEQETALLKGIIKWKPVGMHKHFRMIAISEFMKSQGYAPAHAEHTRIPGIWKKLGTLYNLPALDEREDSLITDTSDDVDGSKELYCPFELPEDEYGELMFERRLAMEGSASPVLSAHAESRRGSTVADTDEPRSSPAPSRGRKSGRGGRQPARGARSSRLQVEIEAPRRSLGTGEEEGDSEDAGANEEGDEEGSDAAKDDSEGDEEAEEDTGGSPTARSTRAQTTRTKQKEKRSSGTGTRRGGRRR is encoded by the exons ATGAAATTGTCGCGACACGGTCTACACCAGCTCCCCAC AAGAGTGTTATGCGAAACAATCAATATGCCCCCCAGGAAGAAGCCTAAGCTTACCGCTCAATCCGAAGCCGCTCAACCTTCCGCGAACACCCCCGCCAGTGATAGCGCAGCTCAGCCCAACACGGATTACGACCCGGTGACGGACCCATGGACGGATGAACAGGAAACTGCGCTACTAAAGGGTATAATCAAATGGAAGCCGGTTG GAATGCACAAGCACTTCCGCATGATCGCTATCTCCGAGTTCATGAAAAGTCAAGGCTATGCACCTGCCCACGCGGAACATACACGGATACCTGGGATCTGGAAAAAACTAGGGACGTTATATAACCTCCCAGCACTCGATGAGCGG GAGGATTCTCTGATCACAGATACTTCCGATGATGTTGATGGCTCGAAAGAGCTTTACTGTCCATTTGAGCTTCCTGAAGATGAATACGGCGAATTGATGTTTGAGAGGAGGTTAGCAATGGAAGGTTCCGCTTCGCCCGTTCTTAGTGCCCACGCCGAATCTAGGCGAGGTAGCACGGTAGCCGACACAGATG AGCCCCGATCCTCTCCGGCGCCGTCAAGAGGTAGGAAGTCAGGTCGTGGAGGCCGCCAACCGGCTCGAGGTGCTCGGTCTTCACGGCTTCAAGTAGAAATTGAGGCTCCGAGGAGGAGTCTAGGCacaggggaagaagaaggcgactCTGAGGATGCTGGTGCGAATGAAGAAGGGGACGAAGAAGGTTCGGACGCGGCGAAAGACGACAGCGAAGGTgacgaagaagccgaagaggatACAGGAGGCTCTCCAACAGCACGAAGCACACGAGCCCAGACAACTcgaacaaaacaaaaggagaagagaagtagTGGCACAGGAACTAGAAGAGGCGGTCGACGACGGTAG
- a CDS encoding nitrate reductase NiaD, with amino-acid sequence MATITEVRTDALVPTDLVLKTGQIKIESEEISTRDLSDIPLPPPSKRPTEVLSVDKGTPDSHVPRDPRLIRLTGVHPFNVEPPLTDLYKEGFLTSPELFYVRNHGPVPHIKDEDIPHWEISIEGLVEKPLVLNFRQVLQQYDQITAPITLVCAGNRRKEQNIVRKTKGFSWGSAGLSTALFTGPLLADILRSAKPLRKAKYVCMEGADKLPNGHYGTSIKLNWALDPNRGIMLAHKMNGESLRPDHGRPLRAVVPGQIGGRSVKWLKRLILTDAPSDNWYHINDNRVLPTMVSPEMASNNRNWWHDERYAIYDLNTNSAVAYPQNNEVLNLLSAGPSYTVRGYAYAGGGRRVTRVEISLDKGKSWRLAEIEYAEDKYRDFEGELFGGKVDMYWRETCFCWCFWSLSITIPELENSDAILVRAMDEALGVQPRDMYWSVLGMMNNPWFRVTITKENGNLRFEHPTHPSMPTGWMERVKKAGGDLTNGNWGERHEGEEPTEPEPVQDINMKKDGLSRVIGFEEFKENSCDEKPWFIVNGEVYDGQAFLEGHPGGAQSIISSAGLDVSEEFLAIHSETAKAMMPEYHIGTMNPEGLKALKDDASSSTDEIRPVFLQSRSWTKATLKERKDISWDTRIFSFKLEHEDQTLGLPVGQHLMIKVLDTSSNNEAIIRSYTPISETSQKGTVDLLVKVYFATATSAGGKMTMALDRLPLGSVVECKGPTGRFEYLGNGRVVISGKERHVRSFKMICGGTGITPIFQVLRAVVQDRQDPTSCTVLNGNRQEEDILCRAELDGFMATDSRRCNIIHTLSKAPDSWTGRRGRISEELLKEYAAPEDESMVLICGPPAMEESARRILLAEGWKESDLHFF; translated from the exons ATGGCAACCATCACCGAGGTTCGGACGGATGCGCTCGTCCCAACTGACCTCGTTCTTAAGACAGGTCAGATCAAAATCGAAAGCGAAGAGATCTCGACGAGAGACCTGTCTGATATCCCTCTGCCACCGCCATCAAAACGGCCGACAGAAGTGCTGAGCGTAGATAAAGGAACTCCAGATAGCCATGTTCCTCGTGACCCTCGGCTTATCAGATTAACGGGTGTTCATCCGTTTAATGTTGAGCCACCTCTCACAGATCTGTATAAAGAAG GGTTTTTAACATCGCCGGAGCTCTTCTATGTTCGAAATCATGGCCCAGTCCCTCatatcaaggatgaagatatcccTCACTGGGAAATTAGCATCGAAGG ACTGGTAGAGAAGCCTTTGGTACTAAACTTCCGACAAGTGTTGCAGCAGTACGACCAAATAACGGCGCCTATCACCCTCGTATGTGCTGGCAATCGACGCAAAGAGCAAAACATTGTACGTAAAACGAAAGGTTTTTCCTGGGGATCGGCGGGACTATCGACTGCCCTCTTCACTGGCCCATTGCTGGCGGATATTCTCCGCAGTGCGAAACCCCTGCGTAAAGCGAAATACGTCTGTATGGAAGGAGCGGATAAGCTG CCCAATGGTCACTACGGCACATCTATTAAATTGAACTGGGCCCTGGACCCCAACAGGGGGATCATGCTTGCACATAAAATGAACGGGGAGTCTCTTCGCCCAGATCATGGTCGTCCGCTGAGGGCCGTCGTGCCCGGTCAAATAGGAGGACGAAGTGTTAAGTGGCTGAAGAGGCTGATCTTGACCGATGCACCAAGCGACAACTGGTACCATATCAATGACAACCGCGTCTTACC AACAATGGTCTCGCCTGAGATGGCATCAAATAACCGAAATTGGTGGCACGATGAGCGGTATGCGATTTATGACCTAAACACCAACTCCGCCGTTGCATATCCCCAAAACAATGAGGTCTTAAATCTCCTGTCGGCAGGGCCGTCATATACTGTCAGAGGATATGCATACGCCGGTGGGGGCCGCAGGGTTACCAGGGTAGAAATATCCCTAGACAAAGGCAAAT CTTGGAGATTGGCGGAAATCGAATATGCCGAAGACAAGTATCGTGATTTTGAAGGCGAGCTTTTTGGAGGCAAAGTAGATATGTACTGGCGCGAAACTTGCTTCTGCTGGTGTTTTTGGTCTCTAAGCATCACCATCCCAGAGCTTGAGAACAGTGATGCCATCCTTGTAAGAGCCATGGACGAAGCATTGGGCGTGCAGCCTCGCGATATGTACTGGTCCGTTCTCGGAATGATGAACAACCCGTGGTTCCGGGTTACAATTACGAAGGAAAACGGGAACTTGAGATTCGAGCACCCTACCCACCCTAGTATGCCTACAGGATGGATGGAACGCGTCAAAAAGGCTGGGGGTGACCTGACGAATGGTAACTGGGGAGAAAGACACGAAGGAGAGGAGCCGACGGAGCCGGAGCCCGTGCAAGACATTAATATGAAGAAAGACGGGCTAAGCCGAGTGATTGGttttgaagaattcaagGAGAATTCCTGCGATGAGAAGCCATGGTTCATCGTGAATGGAGAAGTGTATGATGGTCAAGCATTTCTTGAAGGCCACCCTGGCGGAGCGCAGAGTATTATCTCCTCTGCTGGTCTGGATGTCTCTGAGGAATTCCTTGCTATTC ATAGCGAGACGGCAAAGGCGATGATGCCTGAGTACCATATTGGAACGATGAATCCGGAAGGTTTAAAAGCACTCAAGGATGATGcatcatcctccaccgaTGAAATTCGCCCAGTGTTCCTCCAATCACGGTCTTGGACAAAGGCAACattgaaagaaaggaaagacataTCCTGGGATACACGAATATTTAGTTTCAAATTGGAACACGAAGATCAAACATTGGGTTTACCAGTCGGCCAGCATCTTATGATCAAAGTCCTCGACACATCATCCAACAACGAAGCCATCATCCGCTCATACACCCCAATTTCTGAAACCAGCCAGAAAGGGACCGTGGACTTGCTGGTTAAAGTATACTTTGCAACAGCCACCTCGGCAGGCGGCAAGATGACGATGGCCCTGGATAGGCTGCCATTGGGCTCCGTGGTGGAATGCAAGGGTCCGACAGGCAGATTCGAATACCTTGGAAATGGACGAGTTGTCATAAGTGGGAAGGAACGCCATGTTCGGTCGTTTAAGATGATTTGTGGAGGAACCGGTATCACACCGATCTTCCAGGTCTTGCGCGCCGTGGTTCAGGACCGGCAAGATCCCACCTCTTGTACAGTCCTCAATGGAAACAgacaggaggaagatatcctTTGCCGGGCTGAGCTCGACGGCTTCATGGCAACCGACAGCAGAAGGTGTAATATAATACACACCCTATCCAAAGCGCCGGACTCATGGACTGGCCGCCGAGGACGCATATCCGAAGAGCTCCTAAAGGAGTACGCGGctccagaagatgagagTATGGTCCTGATTTGTGGTCCGCCAGCCATGGAAGAATCGGCTCGGAGGATACTGTTGGcggaaggatggaaagaatcaGACCTTCACTTCTTCTAA
- a CDS encoding DUF718 domain protein, translating into MPVRRIAQIVHLKPSALAAYKECHANVWPEVLQQIKECNIRDYSIFFDNDRTLFATFKYVGDDFEGDMEKMKANPKVREWWAMTDGMQESPTPGAVGSAEGPSWWKPLEEVFYTD; encoded by the exons ATGCCCGTCCGCCGAATCGCCCAAATAGTCCACCTGAAGCCGTCCGCCCTGGCAGCCTACAAAGAATGTCACGCGAATGTGTGGCCCGAGGTACTCCAGCAGATTAAGGAGTGTAATATCCGGGATT attctattttctttgatAATGATCGGACTTTGTTTGCAACGTTTAAGTATGTCGGGGATGATTTCGAGGGtgatatggagaagatgaaggcgaATCCTAAGGTGAGGGAGTGGTGGGCGATGACGGATGGGATGCAGGAGAGTCCGACTCCTGGGGCTGTGGGGAGTGCGGAGGGACCTTCTTGGTGGAAGCCTTTGGAGGAGGTTTTCTATACGGATTAA
- a CDS encoding nitrite reductase NiiA: MTDLEDFGKVKLIDRNKWVLARQLDGDAGTLVTRKIRELGLDVMHQKRVAKIKTDDNNNVTGIVFEDGEEIDCCCIGVRPRDELGTTAGIQCASRGGFVINESLQTSIPEIYAIGECASWENQTFGIIAPGIEMADVLAFNLTNPDKEPKSFRRPDLSTKLKLLGVDVASFGDFFADRDGPKFLPGRRPSVATIPRVKDTTEKESPVKALTYKDPFGGVYKKYLFTMDGKYLLGGMMIGDTKDYIKLNQMVKSQKELEVPPSQFILGAQNGGEENGDDLADDTQVCSCHNVTKGDIVESVKSGTCKSIGEVKSCTKAGTGCGGCMPLVQSIFNKTMLDMGQEVSNNLCVHIPHSRADLYNIVAIKQLKTFEDIMKAVGRNPDSLGCELCKPAIASILSSLFNGHIMDHEYHELQETNDRFLANIQRNGTFSVVPRVPGGEITADKLIAIGQVAKKYNLYCKITGGQRIDMFGAKKQDLLDIWTELVNAGMESGHAYAKSLRTIKSCVGTTWCRFGIGDSVGMAIRLEERYKSVRSPHKLKGAVSGCVRECAEAQNKDFGLISTEKGFNIFVGGNGGAKPRHSELLAKDVPPDMVIPIIDRYLIFYIRTADKLQRTARWIENLPGGINYLREVVIDDKLGICAEMEQQMQELVDSYFCEWTETIRNPKRRKYFQQFANTDETVDTVELVKERDQERPTYWPSEGAKEDFKGHQWSALSWQPIIKADHFSDGPPAISSANVKRGDTQLAIFKVKGKYYATQQMCPHKRAFVLSDGLIGDDDAGKYWVSCPYHKRNFELNGEQAGRCSNDEAMNIATFPVEERDDGWIYLKLPPVEELDSVLGTEKWKVKKGEAPDPFQKCDKKYKGTRGKKVGDRPSPTKQSKTIDW; this comes from the exons ATGACGGATCTAGAAGATTTCGGCAAGGTCAAGCTCATTGACCGCAACAAGTGGGTACTAGCAAGACAACTAGACGGCGATGCCGGTACCCTAGTGACGCGGAAAATCAGAGAACTGGGCTTGGATGTGATGCACCAGAAGCGAGTAGCGAAAATTAAGACGGATGACAACAACAATGTCACGGGTATCGTCTTTGAGGATGGGGAAGAAATAGATTGCTGCTGC ATCGGAGTACGACCTAGAGACGAGTTGGGGACGACTGCTGGTATTCAGTGCGCTTCACGGGGTGGGTTTGTTATCAATGAAAG TCTGCAAACTTCGATTCCCGAGATTTACGCTATCGGAGAGTGTGCAAGCTGGGAAAACCAGACGTTTGGTATTATTGCACCTGGCATTGAAATGGCAGATGTGCTAGCGTTCAATTTGACCAATCCCGATAAGGAACCAAAGAGCTTCAGAAGACCGGATTTAAGCACTAAGCTGAAGCTCTTGGGAGTGGATGTCGCCAGTTTTGGTGACTTTTTTGCGGATCGCGATGGCCCCAAGTTCTTGCCAGGCCGTCGACCATCAGTCGCAACCATTCCGCGGGTGAAAGACACGACGGAAAAGGAGTCACCAGTGAAGGCTCTCACGTACAAGGATCCTTTTGGTGGTGTCTATAAGAAGTATCTATTCACTATGGACGGCAAATACCTACTTGGAGGAATGATGATCGGTGATACAAAGGACTATATCAAACTGAACCAAATGGTGAAGAGCCAAAAAGAGCTCGAAGTTCCTCCGAGCCAGTTCATTCTGGGAGCTCAAAatggtggggaagaaaaCGGTGACGACCT AGCCGACGATACCCAAGTTTGCTCGTGTCACAACGTTACCAAAGGTGACATCGTCGAAAGTGTCAAGAGTGGCACATGCAAGTCAATTGGAGAGGTAAAGTCATGCACAAAGGCAGGCACTGGCTGTGGAGGCTGTATGCCGTTAGTGCAATCAATTTTCAATAAGACCATGCTTGATATGGGTCAGGAGGTTTCGAATAACT TATGCGTGCATATTCCACATTCACGCGCTGACCTCTACAATATCGTCGCAATCAAACAACTGAAAACATTCGAAGACATCATGAAGGCAGTCGGAAGAAACCCCGATTCTCTTGGGTGCGAGCTATGCAAGCCTGCCATAGCGTCAATCCTTTCGAGTCTCTTCAATGGGCACATCATGGACCACGAATACCATGAGTTGCAAGAAACGAATGACAGATTCCTCGCTAACATCCAACGCAATGGAACTTTCTCTGTGGTCCCTCGAGTTCCCGGTGGTGAAATCACTGCAGACAAGCTTATTGCTATCGGACAGGTGGCCAAGAAATATAACCTTTACTGCAAGATCACAGGTGGCCAGCGTATCGACATGTTTGGAGCCAAGAAACAGGATCTGCTTGATATCTGGACAGAATTAGTCAATGCCGGCATGGAAAGTGGTCACGCTTATGCCAAATCTCTCCGGACAATCAAG AGCTGCGTTGGGACTACCTGGTGTCGTTTCGGTATCGGAGACAGTGTCGGAATGGCTATTAGACTCGAGGAACGCTACAAAAGTGTTCGATCTCCTCACAAGCTCAAGGGCGCCGTGTCCGGTTGCGTGAGAGAATGTGCTGAAGCACAAAACAAAGA CTTTGGTTTGATCTCTACAGAAAAAGGGTTCAATATCTTCGTAGGCGGGAATGGCGGCGCGAAGCCTAGACATTCAGAACTACTCGCCAAGGATGTGCCACCAGATATGGTCATTCCAATCATTGATCGCTATCTCATCTTCTACATTCGAACAGCAGATAAGCTGCAGCGAACTGCTCGGTGGATCGAGAATCTCCCTGGGGGGATCAATTACCTCCGGGAAGTCGTCATCGACGACAAACTGGGAATCTGCGCTGAGATGGAGCAGCAAATGCAGGAGTTGGTAGACAGCTATTTCTGCGAGTGGACCGAGACTATCCGCAACCCGAAGCGCCGCAAATACTTCCAGCAGTTTGCCAACACCGATGAAACGGTTGACACGGTGGAACTTGTCAAAGAACGTGATCAAGAGCGGCCCACCTACTGGCCGAGCGAGGGCGCAAAGGAGGACTTCAAGGGACATCAGTGGTCGGCTCTCTCATGGCAGCCGATCATCAAAGCTGATCACTTCTCCGATGGACCTCCTGCGATCTCTTCCGCCAATGTCAAGCGGGGCGATACTCAGCTGGCAATCTTCAAGGTCAAGGGCAAGTACTACGCAACGCAACAGATGTGTCCTCACAAGCGTGCCTTTGTCCTGTCCGATGGCCTGATTGGCGACGATGACGCCGGCAAATACTGGGTATCCTGTCCATATCACAAGCGTAATTTCGAGCTCAATGGCGAGCAAGCCGGCCGTTGTTCAAACGATGAGGCTATGAATATCGCAACTTTCCCGGTTGAGGAACGGGACGATGGCTGGATCTACTTGAAGTTACCTCCCGTTGAGGAGCTGGACTCTGTGCTGGGGACAGAAAAATGGAAGgtaaagaaaggagaagcaCCAGATCCATTCCAGAAGTGTGATAAGAAGTATAAGGGGACGAGAGGCAAGAAGGTGGGTGATAGACCCAGCCCGACCAAACAATCTAAGACGATTGACTGGTAA
- a CDS encoding putative gamma-tubulin complex component GCP6, translating into MEQEDYDTDPFSSENLWRLSKFTLQSLQPLERLPWNEELPDLTGGFFRSPLELLNEDCFSSSQLNLFETDVFDPDLLPESTTDASSETSAEPSIARSERGDGSEDIWVLNDVDVKFDGKRFLKTWENCQNRLYQEPTSAYFSESGSRGFDASLANQAATNGLGKLGRVARNDVFLRSLFRLGLGWSSLFFRYNRERQMFERVFDDIRLSGVSVAALNSLTDEMIQCGTDMQRVRNFVGKAPSKSTKLSALSTLSSAVAVVIYIVEKRLLRDADNILSLIQVRALFQRCGELAGVLADLVEAVEGVVSDAQIFSIVLEKAAHYSQTFGHMEDLFREIVIRTVYPFLEHAETWIGLRLEASTLKELAANGRSFVVLEPSEENPKTTSSQSTRLEYRYNPAEMPSFIPTDQAELIFESGRSLRLLKRFHPQHPIASDEICNGDVPRLSCASTWTDIERIQEKAKIYENRLRSEILRYNRGRPSATKNLIINSQPPAHTEASDTLKDTFDLFDIDDAQNMTGLLANPSSIEKDELSRLIEQGNHKDLEVPEDHRCNFGPELASALYLSLAPLLSSQALLIDFSCLHLLFKEHKLRYHLSLQWRFQLLGDGFFTSLLSHALFDPEMQSGERKSGVVRSSVHTGLRLGSRDTWPPASSELRLVLIGLLSECHGFDDRSESSAGNEPRKERELPGGLSFSIRELTAEEVTKCKDPNAIEALDFLRLQYKPSDVLEAIITSRSLNKYDRLFKHLLRLLRMVSVVKGLIRDSTGRDSLSGHPRNVYQKFRIDCQHFVLSLSDYCFHVGIGSTWQRFQDSLAKIERCLDRGDIDGTIEAAHSVPRLRDYHEDILDQMLFALFLSKRHADAAKLLESIFGTILTFAPLSRMDGTSGVRHESEAIAYQLFATFRKQTSLFVNYLRNLDGVNASSKSFGRSGTTFASREAPTCVFDHLLARLDMRKYY; encoded by the exons ATGGAGCAGGAAGATTATGATACGGACCCATTCTCTAGTGAGAATTTGTGGAGGCTATCGAAGTTCACTCTGCAGTCGCTGCAACCACTAGAACGACTACCCTGGAACGAAGAGTTGCCAG ATCTCACTGGGGGTTTCTTCAGGAGTCCTCTAGAATTACTCAATGAAGATTGTTTTAGTTCAAGCCAGTTGAATCTTTTTGAAACCGATGTATTCGATCCAGATTTGCTACCGGAATCAACAACCGATGCGTCAAGCGAAACTTCTGCCGAACCGAGCATCGCACGCTCGGAAAGAGGAGATGGGTCAGAGGATATCTGGGTGTTGAATGACGTGGATGTCAAGTTTGACGGCAAACGATTTTTGAAGACGTGGGAAAACTGTCAAAATCGATTGTATCAAGAACCCACATCCGCATATTTTAGTGAATCGGGGTCTAGAGGATTCGACGCATCGTTGGCAAATCAGGCTGCGACGAACGGGCTCGGGAAATTAGGCCGTGTGGCTCGAAATGATGTCTTTTTACGGTCCCTATTTCGACTAGGTCTTGGTTGGAGCTCATTATTTTTTCGATACAATAGGGAGCGCCAAATGTTCGAGCGGGTTTTTGACGACATTCGCCTCTCAGGTGTTAGTGTCGCTGCGCTTAATAGCTTGACTGATGAGATGATCCAATGCGGCACGGATATGCAGCGGGTGCGAAACTTTGTTGGCAAAGCTCCATCCAAGTCAACTAAACTCTCCGCTCTTTCTACACTTTCGAGCGCCGTAGCCGTCGTCATTTACATCGTTGAAAAGCGGCTTCTCAGGGATGCTGACAATATACTGTCCCTCATCCAGGTTAGAGCCCTGTTTCAACGATGCGGTGAACTGGCTGGTGTTTTGGCAGACCTGGTCGAAGCTGTCGAAGGGGTTGTGTCGGATGCTCAGATATTCTCCATCGTTCTTGAAAAGGCCGCCCATTATTCCCAAACATTCGGCCATATGGAGGATCTCTTCCGCGAGATTGTTATCCGGACAGTGTATCCGTTTCTGGAGCATGCGGAGACTTGGATTGGCCTCCGCTTGGAGGCGTCGACATTGAAGGAGCTGGCGGCAAACGGCAGAAGCTTTGTAGTTTTGGAGCCCTCAGAAGAGAATCCGAAAACGACCTCCTCTCAATCAACAAGGCTTGAGTACAGATATAACCCCGCCGAGATGCCATCATTCATTCCTACAGACCAAGCAGAGTTGATTTTCGAAAGTGGACGAAGCCTACGCCTGCTTAAACGATTCCATCCGCAGCATCCAATTGCGAGTGACGAAATTTGCAACGGCGATGTCCCCAGGCTCAGCTGTGCTAGCACGTGGACAGATATTGAAAGGatacaagaaaaagcaaagatctACGAAAATAGACTTCGGTCTGAAATACTCAGGTATAATCGTGGTCGCCCCTCTGCAACGAAAAATTTGATAATCAATTCCCAGCCTCCTGCCCATACTGAAGCGAGTGATACACTTAAAGATACCTTTGACCTATTTGACATTGATGACGCGCAAAACATGACTGGATTGCTCGCAAACCCTTCCTCCATAGAGAAAGACGAGCTCTCCCGATTGATTGAGCAAGGGAACCACAAAGATCTTGAAGTACCTGAGGATCATAGGTGTAATTTCGGCCCAGAATTAGCTTCTGCCCTTTATCTGTCCCTTGCACCACTTCTTTCGTCCCAGGCATTGTTGATTGACTTCTCTTGTCTTCACCTGCTGTTCAAGGAGCACAAACTCCGGTATCACCTATCTCTGCAATGGCGGTTCCAGCTTCTTGGGGATGGTTTCTTCACCTCCCTTCTGTCGCACGCTCTCTTTGACCCGGAGATGCAGAGCGGCGAGCGAAAATCTGGTGTTGTCCGTAGTAGTGTCCACACTGGTTTGCGGTTAGGGAGCCGTGACACTTGGCCTCCAGCAAGCTCGGAGTTGCGCTTGGTGCTCATTGGGCTCCTTAGTGAGTGTCACGGCTTTGATGATCGCTCAGAAAGTTCAGCGGGTAATGAGCCCCGCAAGGAGAGGGAACTTCCTGGCGGCCTCAGTTTCTCGATTCGAGAGTTGACTGCTGAAGAAGTTACCAAATGCAAGGATCCAAACGCAATCGAAGCTTTGGATTTCCTACGTCTTCAATACAAACCATCAGACGTCCTGGAAGCTATCATTACGTCGCGATCGCTTAACAAGTATGATCGTCTTTTCAAGCATCTGCTTCGACTCCTTCGAATGGTTTCGGTCGTCAAAGGTCTCATTCGTGATTCTACGGGGAGAGACTCCCTATCTGGGCACCCTCGAAACGTGTACCAGAAATTTCGCATTGACTGCCAGCATTTCGTGCTCTCATTGAGTGATTATTGCTTTCATGTCGGCATTGGCTCGACTTGGCAGCGGTTCCAAGATAGCCTGGCTAAGATTGAACGCTGCCTCGACCGCGGTGATATTGATGGCACGATAGAAGCAGCACATTCTGTCCCTAGACTTAGAGATTATCATGAAGATATTCTCGATCAAATGCTTTTTGCGCTCTTTCTCAGCAAAAGACATGCTGATGCAGCGAAGCTGCTGGAAAGTATTTTCGGTACGATTTTGACATTTGCTCCATTGTCGAGGATGGATGGAACGAGCGGCGTGCGCCACGAAAGTGAGGCTATTGCCTATCAGCTCTTTGCTACATTCCGGAAACAAACATCCCTTTTTGTGAATTATCTACGCAACTTAGATGGCGTGAACGCATCTTCAAAGTCTTTCGGCAGGTCCGGCACGACTTTTGCATCCAGAGAAGCGCCTACATGTGTATTCGACCACCTCCTAGCGCGCTTGGATATGAGGAAATATTACTGA